From Sodalis glossinidius str. 'morsitans', the proteins below share one genomic window:
- a CDS encoding collagenase: MSTLDESGTAKATEKSVASPSQVDREQLMKDLRNNKELFLKTSYGHSPQKLLLTAQMLEEDLKKPDKDITALRLLTKYIESDYKRVKDNVSPSPTLAQARKAASGALSRLGSYLAAEVPRTAGQDPAMMTLTETWLTALAEKMRQQPKANHLKKNSPALVKLIRFLLLDPSRRIGDYTCYCCFSLLCDLISYVPNPSRDSRFLSRKQTQLQAMISQSITQSLALASASPQNTYALDHLRRAVNAFTAMTVREKFYHPNGYSALLAQHDQMLAEWMRPYQNLPAHCSLREDIRGVLLKYVEDTGRYPEDYPAYAFHGLFKLLKESDVLPYAIPLPLGGRMLSQHKIDPAAQQRITVGMQSLINKFCSLFGMTPVADDISRPLDIIVLSDRAHYERYGHYPFRIDTNNGGIYIEGQPQDPRNQPRVYVYCRDGEIENFLHEIVHYLDGRFICYGNNTYLSPERITFWQEGLAEFLSGKNRALAMATLQRAPVYMRPSLDEIVDIDIYSANGHTDRLYVWPYFVFDYLDSDPERRTILFAMAKALRQPNHGAEFASVLADFVTRHGSPFNAWLNKQAEVANAG; encoded by the coding sequence TTGTCCACTTTAGACGAGAGCGGTACGGCAAAAGCAACGGAAAAAAGCGTTGCCAGCCCAAGCCAGGTAGACCGTGAACAGCTGATGAAGGATCTGCGCAATAATAAGGAGCTGTTCTTGAAGACGAGCTATGGCCATAGCCCGCAAAAGCTGCTCCTGACGGCGCAAATGCTCGAAGAAGACCTTAAGAAACCCGACAAAGATATCACCGCGCTGCGTCTATTGACCAAGTACATTGAAAGCGACTATAAACGCGTCAAAGATAACGTCTCCCCTTCACCCACGCTTGCTCAGGCACGCAAGGCCGCAAGCGGTGCGTTGTCCCGTCTCGGCAGCTATCTGGCCGCTGAAGTCCCGCGCACGGCGGGGCAAGACCCCGCGATGATGACGCTGACCGAAACCTGGTTAACCGCGCTGGCTGAAAAAATGCGGCAGCAACCGAAAGCGAACCACCTTAAGAAGAACTCGCCCGCCTTGGTCAAATTAATTCGCTTTCTTCTGTTAGATCCGTCCCGGCGCATCGGTGATTACACCTGTTATTGCTGTTTTAGCTTGCTCTGCGACCTGATTTCTTACGTCCCAAACCCTAGCCGCGACAGCCGCTTTTTGTCTCGGAAGCAAACACAGCTGCAAGCCATGATAAGCCAGTCCATTACACAATCGTTGGCGCTTGCCTCGGCATCACCGCAGAATACATACGCGCTGGATCACCTGCGTCGTGCAGTGAATGCGTTTACCGCCATGACCGTCAGGGAGAAGTTTTACCATCCCAATGGCTACAGTGCGTTGCTGGCGCAGCACGACCAGATGCTGGCGGAATGGATGCGGCCCTATCAAAACTTGCCGGCGCACTGTTCGCTGCGTGAAGACATTCGCGGGGTGTTGCTGAAGTATGTGGAAGATACCGGGCGATATCCTGAAGACTATCCCGCTTACGCCTTTCACGGCTTGTTCAAACTCCTCAAAGAGAGCGACGTTCTTCCCTATGCCATCCCGCTCCCCTTAGGCGGTCGGATGTTATCACAGCACAAAATTGACCCGGCGGCGCAACAACGGATAACCGTAGGTATGCAAAGTCTTATCAATAAATTTTGCTCGCTTTTTGGCATGACGCCTGTCGCGGATGATATTTCCCGCCCGCTCGACATTATCGTCCTGTCGGATAGAGCGCACTATGAGCGCTACGGCCATTACCCTTTCCGTATTGATACCAATAACGGCGGTATCTATATCGAGGGCCAACCCCAGGATCCGCGTAACCAGCCGCGGGTATATGTTTATTGCCGGGACGGCGAAATCGAAAATTTCCTTCATGAAATCGTGCATTACCTCGATGGTAGATTTATATGTTACGGCAATAACACTTATCTGTCGCCTGAGCGCATCACTTTTTGGCAAGAAGGGTTGGCGGAATTTCTCAGCGGTAAAAATCGCGCGCTGGCCATGGCAACGCTGCAGCGAGCCCCTGTCTATATGCGCCCGAGTTTGGACGAAATCGTCGACATTGATATCTATTCGGCAAACGGGCATACGGATCGACTCTATGTCTGGCCCTACTTCGTTTTTGACTATTTAGACAGCGATCCTGAGCGGCGCACAATCTTGTTCGCAATGGCTAAAGCATTACGTCAACCAAACCACGGCGCCGAATTTGCCAGCGTGTTAGCCGATTTTGTCACGCGCCATGGCAGTCCGTTCAACGCGTGGTTGAACAAACAGGCTGAGGTGGCCAACGCTGGTTGA
- a CDS encoding pentapeptide repeat-containing protein, with protein MFKAETHPSESSDQTPAFAAKLTARMMLSHVIPDDISAEKKDKWQRGKYLALLRLMAVSNRHIGRLELPHIVINQMDLPAGFNLTAANLRRSTFKRVSMMEVRLSQSDLSPANLAHCQMKRADLRHATLYFTQLDNTCLDRADLRHANLIQAQLDHAVLNGAKLRYVDLSGAHLRNVDLSGACLRHANLRDTCLNNANLSGAKISLDSISETNFKGAIIDREITLDLSAGWSRYTIDIYLGAGDRLGHGVLQEIDSLNSLYRSLKIALLRQIMDSLQQTSNSLTSVAPSLLTILSSTPYYDEPDIAHWLQEICSQFIGTYDRIMRRQRQDVLRMMLDTFSRYPEIMIDHNAAFIQTIAQVIYACPNTTSAQQAKILYALYLNESRIALYVLKVEREKYYRRHGTLIFESCPE; from the coding sequence ATGTTCAAGGCAGAGACGCACCCATCGGAGAGTTCAGATCAAACACCGGCCTTTGCCGCGAAACTGACGGCCAGGATGATGTTAAGCCACGTCATACCTGATGACATCAGCGCTGAGAAGAAAGACAAATGGCAACGGGGCAAATACCTGGCTTTGTTGAGATTGATGGCGGTCAGCAACCGTCATATCGGAAGGTTGGAATTACCGCATATTGTGATAAATCAGATGGACTTACCCGCCGGGTTTAATCTCACCGCCGCCAATCTACGTCGAAGCACATTCAAACGGGTCAGTATGATGGAGGTGAGATTGAGTCAAAGCGACCTCAGCCCCGCGAATTTGGCCCATTGTCAAATGAAGCGGGCCGATCTGCGCCACGCCACGCTGTATTTTACCCAATTGGATAATACCTGTTTGGACAGAGCCGACTTGCGCCATGCGAATTTGATTCAGGCGCAACTGGACCATGCTGTCCTTAATGGCGCCAAATTGAGGTATGTGGATTTAAGTGGCGCCCATCTGAGAAATGTCGATCTGAGCGGTGCCTGCCTCCGACATGCCAATCTGCGCGATACTTGTCTTAACAATGCTAATCTTAGCGGTGCCAAGATAAGCCTTGACAGTATTAGCGAGACTAATTTCAAAGGCGCCATCATTGACAGGGAAATCACGTTGGATTTGTCGGCCGGCTGGAGCCGGTACACCATTGATATTTATTTAGGTGCTGGCGATCGCCTTGGGCACGGTGTTCTCCAGGAGATAGACAGTCTTAACTCGCTGTATCGATCGCTAAAGATTGCGTTGTTGCGGCAAATTATGGATTCTCTACAGCAGACCAGCAATTCTTTGACGTCGGTTGCCCCCTCGCTGTTGACTATCTTGTCCAGTACACCCTATTACGATGAACCGGATATTGCCCACTGGTTACAAGAGATTTGCTCGCAATTTATCGGCACCTACGACAGGATTATGCGCCGGCAACGACAAGACGTTTTGCGGATGATGCTCGATACCTTCAGCCGTTACCCGGAAATAATGATTGACCATAATGCCGCGTTTATTCAGACTATCGCTCAGGTTATCTATGCATGCCCAAACACGACTTCGGCGCAGCAGGCGAAAATACTGTATGCGCTTTACCTCAACGAAAGCCGGATAGCACTTTACGTACTGAAGGTTGAGCGAGAAAAATATTACAGACGTCATGGCACGCTTATATTTGAATCCTGCCCTGAATAG